In one Methanobrevibacter olleyae genomic region, the following are encoded:
- the csm4 gene encoding type III-A CRISPR-associated RAMP protein Csm4, which translates to MLVYLKPLSIFPQLHSDTLFGAITYAINELYPEKITDMLEAFKDNPPFILSSTLPFIFNKDKIIRFYPKVITKQSNEESRIIVDSKIFKDYKKVFYLEEDIFLKMIKGELSEKEILSDYANYERKKTLLLNEKLDIDVSFGENIIPNNSVNRVSNETEGIFYTNGIEFKNIGLFFFVDFNDEEYIPLVKAALKFLEDRGFGRDITNGKGQFVHEIEGDISFENIFNIGDDFDYFLTLSRYIPNNEELSKINEYSSYEIDSKRGKSPAGEIRRQIRFFKEGSIFPNYKKFYGRIIESGKDSPAVEYGYAFPIKCKGNRED; encoded by the coding sequence ATGTTGGTTTATTTAAAACCTTTATCAATCTTTCCCCAGTTACATTCAGATACTCTATTTGGAGCTATTACTTATGCAATAAATGAATTATATCCTGAAAAAATAACTGATATGCTTGAAGCTTTTAAGGATAATCCTCCATTTATATTATCTTCAACACTTCCATTTATCTTTAATAAAGATAAAATCATTAGATTTTATCCAAAAGTAATTACTAAGCAATCTAATGAGGAATCAAGAATTATTGTTGATTCAAAAATTTTTAAGGATTATAAAAAAGTATTCTATCTTGAGGAAGATATTTTTCTAAAAATGATTAAAGGAGAATTATCTGAAAAAGAAATTCTTAGTGATTATGCAAATTATGAAAGGAAAAAAACCCTTTTATTAAATGAGAAATTGGATATTGATGTTTCATTTGGAGAAAATATCATACCAAACAATAGTGTCAATAGAGTAAGTAATGAAACTGAAGGTATTTTCTATACAAATGGGATAGAATTTAAAAATATAGGTTTATTCTTCTTTGTTGATTTTAATGATGAAGAATATATACCATTAGTTAAAGCAGCCTTAAAATTCTTAGAAGATAGAGGATTTGGTAGAGATATTACAAATGGTAAAGGTCAATTTGTACATGAAATAGAGGGAGATATTTCATTTGAAAATATTTTCAATATTGGAGATGATTTTGATTATTTCCTTACTTTATCTCGTTATATACCGAATAATGAAGAATTATCTAAGATTAATGAATATTCTAGTTATGAAATAGATTCTAAAAGGGGTAAAAGCCCTGCTGGGGAAATTAGAAGGCAAATTAGATTCTTTAAAGAAGGATCAATCTTTCCAAATTATAAGAAATTTTATGGTAGGATTATAGAATCTGGTAAAGACTCTCCTGCTGTTGAATATGGTTATGCTTTCCCTATAAAGTGTAAAGGTAACAGGGAGGACTAA
- the csm5 gene encoding type III-A CRISPR-associated RAMP protein Csm5, which yields MESKVYKCKIRTISPVHIGSGKDFGPSEYVNAKAKQKDNVVKIIKRVDFAKFYGDLDENKQDRFLSNLSNPNYKIEEDFPKISKEYTRYNSINKSSISKDSHFAPDISEHIKTSDNLYIPGSSIKGAIKTAIFYDLLSDEDIENIDDLIQIRGNRTIINRRDYNNFIDEFFSARRGNSAQRSIMRFLQISDSSVIKTPTIHEVLSIMAKNRGGMPDGVESYSRNGSVVKSYIETIDRNKIVNSEFTLNYDEDILRRNEIGDKSFILDIDYIKKAIYSFSRDLIDYELDYAEKYKVSYLTKFYNSITKFNKEISPVLRIGAGSGLMATSIAMKVKKYDDLEGTQIFDSIRETFRRKYPYEFPKSRKVTKTGLPLSWVQLNFE from the coding sequence ATGGAATCAAAAGTTTATAAATGTAAAATTAGAACTATTAGTCCAGTTCATATTGGTTCTGGAAAGGATTTTGGTCCTTCAGAGTATGTTAATGCAAAAGCTAAACAAAAGGATAATGTCGTGAAGATTATTAAAAGAGTTGATTTTGCTAAGTTTTATGGAGATTTAGATGAAAATAAACAAGATAGATTTTTATCTAATTTATCTAATCCTAATTATAAGATAGAAGAAGATTTTCCTAAAATTAGTAAAGAATATACTCGTTATAATTCAATCAATAAATCTTCAATAAGTAAAGACAGTCATTTTGCTCCAGATATTTCAGAACATATAAAAACTTCAGATAATCTTTATATTCCAGGTTCTTCTATTAAAGGAGCTATTAAAACTGCAATTTTTTATGATTTATTATCTGATGAGGATATTGAAAATATTGATGATTTAATTCAAATAAGGGGTAATAGGACTATAATTAATAGAAGAGATTATAATAATTTCATTGATGAATTCTTCTCAGCAAGAAGAGGTAATTCTGCACAAAGAAGCATTATGAGATTTTTACAGATTTCAGACTCTTCTGTGATTAAAACACCCACTATTCATGAAGTATTATCTATTATGGCAAAAAATAGAGGTGGAATGCCTGATGGTGTAGAAAGTTATTCAAGAAATGGATCAGTTGTTAAATCTTATATTGAAACAATCGATAGGAATAAAATTGTTAATTCTGAATTTACTCTTAATTATGATGAAGATATATTGAGAAGAAATGAAATTGGAGATAAAAGCTTTATTTTAGATATTGATTACATTAAAAAAGCAATTTATAGCTTTAGTAGAGATTTAATTGATTATGAATTAGATTATGCTGAAAAGTATAAAGTTAGTTATTTAACTAAATTTTATAATAGTATAACTAAATTTAATAAAGAAATTAGCCCAGTTTTAAGAATTGGTGCAGGTTCTGGTTTAATGGCAACTTCTATTGCTATGAAAGTAAAAAAATATGATGATTTGGAAGGAACTCAAATTTTTGACTCTATTAGAGAAACCTTTAGACGCAAATATCCTTATGAATTCCCTAAATCAAGAAAAGTTACTAAAACAGGGCTTCCATTATCTTGGGTACAATTGAATTTTGAATAA
- a CDS encoding TIGR02710 family CRISPR-associated CARF protein, with the protein MSKEEILILTVGGSPEPLIYSINEFKPDNVLFLHSPETLKECSKIINETGFNESKVEYLEIKDAESLDDSFAVAKSAFIKFNDYKKYDVILDFTGGTKPMVSGVVLALIEGNYSNFRFSYVGSKDSESRDKNGVGVVKDGSEISKIQINPYKKYAITEFKRGKNFFNTYQFEAASLNFKCAKNRLETNVGDYNLASLYEEIVDFYQKWDKFNDKKSKKVDLFKYLKSIIEKIENDEYLLKLLSDTEFYEQLNYNLKFLSFKLRGSDIYIENDSDKALLKNRIQYYLSDLLNNAYRRIEEAKYDDAVARLYRINELIAQIKLCDYGLIEESRLQTQKVFIIDIEKTRNKARNKANFDDINSFINHNANSHDLKKGLIKLPNDKSFQLLELFGFVKDSNFEKLNMELKVRNDSILAHGLNPIKKEKAELLFRKILTSAKAYFPDLEEQMKIAEFPKFDF; encoded by the coding sequence ATGTCTAAAGAGGAAATTTTAATTTTAACTGTTGGAGGTTCACCTGAACCTCTTATTTATTCTATCAATGAGTTTAAACCAGATAATGTTCTATTTTTACATTCTCCTGAAACATTAAAAGAATGTTCTAAAATCATAAATGAAACTGGTTTTAATGAATCAAAAGTTGAATATCTAGAAATTAAAGATGCGGAAAGCTTAGATGATTCATTTGCAGTTGCTAAATCTGCTTTTATTAAATTTAATGATTATAAAAAATATGATGTTATTCTAGATTTTACTGGAGGAACAAAGCCTATGGTTTCAGGGGTCGTTCTTGCATTGATTGAAGGTAATTATTCTAATTTTAGATTTAGTTATGTAGGCTCAAAAGATAGTGAAAGTAGAGATAAAAATGGTGTTGGAGTAGTTAAAGATGGATCTGAAATTAGTAAAATCCAAATTAATCCTTATAAGAAATATGCAATCACTGAATTTAAACGTGGAAAAAACTTCTTTAACACATATCAGTTTGAAGCAGCATCACTAAACTTTAAATGTGCAAAGAATAGATTAGAAACTAATGTTGGTGATTATAATTTAGCAAGTTTATATGAGGAAATAGTTGATTTTTATCAGAAATGGGATAAGTTTAATGATAAAAAATCTAAAAAAGTGGATTTATTTAAATATTTAAAATCCATCATTGAAAAAATTGAAAATGATGAGTATTTATTAAAATTATTATCTGATACAGAGTTTTATGAACAATTAAATTATAATCTTAAATTCTTAAGTTTTAAACTTAGAGGTTCAGATATTTATATAGAGAATGATTCAGATAAAGCATTATTAAAAAATAGAATTCAATATTATTTGTCTGATTTATTGAACAATGCTTATAGGCGTATTGAAGAAGCTAAATATGATGATGCTGTTGCTAGATTGTATCGTATTAATGAGCTAATTGCCCAAATTAAATTATGTGATTACGGTTTAATTGAGGAAAGTAGGTTACAAACTCAAAAGGTTTTTATCATTGATATTGAAAAAACCAGAAATAAAGCTAGAAATAAAGCAAATTTTGATGATATAAACAGTTTCATTAATCATAATGCTAATAGTCATGATTTAAAAAAAGGATTAATCAAGCTTCCGAATGATAAAAGTTTTCAACTTTTAGAGTTATTTGGTTTTGTTAAGGATTCTAATTTTGAAAAATTGAATATGGAATTAAAAGTTCGGAATGATTCTATTTTAGCTCATGGTTTAAATCCTATTAAAAAAGAAAAAGCAGAGCTTTTATTTAGAAAAATTTTAACTTCAGCTAAAGCTTATTTCCCAGACTTAGAAGAACAAATGAAAATTGCAGAGTTTCCAAAATTTGATTTTTAA
- a CDS encoding CRISPR-associated endonuclease Cas6, producing the protein MKIDTTLLILKTNKKVKQESSKLRGYLGREFEKYPILHNHYGEGKFLYSYPLVQYQIIDGQASILGIEEGAEILKDIYPKINELMLGDSYYKVEDHLIYDKEYDVNTTNEEIHYKFITPWLALNSTNFKKYQENKGWKERKVMLNKILVGNILSMSKGLGIIVNRRIHAKSNLEYSPTDYKTVNMLGFTGEFKVNFKIPDFFGFGKGVSQGHGTVVKVYENKEE; encoded by the coding sequence ATGAAAATTGATACTACATTATTAATATTGAAAACAAATAAGAAAGTTAAACAAGAATCTTCTAAACTTAGAGGATATCTTGGACGTGAATTTGAAAAATACCCTATTTTACATAATCATTATGGTGAAGGAAAGTTCCTCTATTCATATCCCTTAGTCCAATACCAAATTATTGATGGTCAAGCATCTATATTAGGTATTGAAGAAGGAGCGGAAATTTTAAAAGATATTTATCCAAAAATAAATGAACTTATGCTTGGAGATAGCTATTATAAAGTAGAAGATCATCTCATCTATGATAAAGAGTATGATGTAAACACTACTAATGAAGAGATTCATTATAAGTTTATCACTCCTTGGTTAGCATTAAATTCAACTAACTTTAAAAAATATCAAGAAAATAAGGGTTGGAAAGAGAGAAAGGTCATGTTAAATAAGATTCTTGTAGGTAATATTCTTTCTATGAGTAAGGGTTTAGGTATTATTGTTAATAGAAGAATCCATGCTAAATCCAACTTAGAATACTCTCCAACTGATTATAAAACAGTTAACATGTTAGGTTTTACTGGAGAATTTAAAGTTAACTTTAAGATACCTGACTTTTTTGGCTTTGGAAAAGGAGTTAGTCAAGGTCATGGTACTGTAGTTAAAGTTTATGAAAATAAAGAAGAATGA